A genomic stretch from Plasmodium reichenowi strain SY57 chromosome 2, whole genome shotgun sequence includes:
- a CDS encoding serine repeat antigen 4 gives VLFSEKLIKCTTASTNQGGDTVTQPSTQPGTHQDTQSSTLPGPTPGASSDPGTGPTTGASSGPGTGPTSPKSPSPPADDTKNSGSANDADSSSSKIEIPPLVKPENNKTIDSAMLKNYKGVKVTGTCGADFGLFLVPHIYVHVKSKDTEIELSSELAPPEMQTKFDKTQLKNFCLENDTKKFNFIAYIYKDILVFKWKVYTEGPSTTQEIDEMKYLLPNLKQPITSIQVHSWTGTKESYILESKDYDLGEGMPEKCDAIATDCFLSGFTDIGKCFQCKLLMQEKNINDSCFKYVSNNQKELIKKQLKITAQDDEESSEYHLSESIKTLLKNIYKHNNDDNKKKELLHFENVNSDLKSELLNYCNLLKEVNMNGVLKDHQLGNVQDVFNNLTKLLEEHKEENDNVLYHKMKNEALCLKNVNDWMKNKTGLLLPQLSYDLTYKNNNFTEVTQNKTYTSQNIVDKLYCNHEYCNRLKDHNNCISKINVEDQKNCALSWAFASKYHLETIKCMKGYEPLNASVLYVANCLKNKNKDICTEGSNPLVFLETVEEKGFLPTESNYPYDQFKVGDICPQVQNDWDNAFENTKVLDYNNAPFSVGTKGYTAYESEHFKDKMDTFIKLVKDEIVNKGSVIAYVKAENLLGYELNGKKVQNLCGDKKPDHVVNIVGYGNYINDEDEKKSYWIVRNSWGKYWGDDGYFKVDMYGPSTCEDNFIHSVVIFNVEVPVNENFDKKEHDIYNYYLKTSPEFYHNLYYKTFNSNKEEKPLNKNSYVYGQDTTQVGN, from the exons ATGTATTATTTAGTGAAAAGTTAATAAAATGTACAACCGCCAGTACTAATCAAGGAGGTGATACAGTTACACAACCAAGTACACAACCAGGTACACATCAAGATACACAATCAAGTACACTTCCAGGTCCAACACCAGGTGCATCTTCAGATCCAGGTACAGGTCCAACAACAGGTGCATCTTCAGGTCCAGGTACAGGTCCAACTTCACCTAAATCACCAAGTCCTCCTGCTGATGATACAAAAAATAGTGGTTCCGCAAACGATGCAGATTCTTCATCTTCAAAAATAGAAATCCCTCCATTAGTAAAGCctgaaaataataaaactaTAGATTCTGCtatgttaaaaaattataaaggTGTAAAAGTTACTGGAACATGTGGTGCAGATTTTGGTTTATTTTTAGTACCTCATATTTATGTTCATGTTAAATCAAAAGATACTGAAATTGAATTATCATCAGAATTAGCACCACCAGAAATGCAAACAAAATTTGATAAGACTCAATTGAAAAATTTTTGTTTGGAAAAtgatacaaaaaaatttaatttcaTAGCGTATATTTATAAGGATATCCTGGTTTTTAAATGGAAAGTATACACAGAAGGACCATCCACGACACAAG AAATTGATGAAATGAAGTATTTATTACCCAACTTAAAACAACCAATAACATCCATTCAAGTACATAGCTGGACAGGAACTAAAGAATCTTACATACTTGAAAGTAAAGATTATGACTTAGGAGAAGGAATGCCTG AAAAATGTGATGCTATAGCTACCGACTGTTTCTTAAGTGGATTTACTGATATCGGAAAATGTTTCCAATGTAAATTGTTAATgcaagaaaaaaatataaatgattcTTGTTTCAAATATGTCTCTAATAATCAAAAGGAATTAATAAAGAAGCAATTAAAAATCACAGCACAAGATGATGAAGAATCTAGCGAATATCATTTGAGCGAATCAATAAAGACActattgaaaaatatatacaaacacaataatgatgataataagaaaaaagaacTATTACATTTTGAAAATGTGAATAGCGATTTAAAATCtgaattattaaattattgtaatttattaaaagaagTAAATATGAATGGTGTTTTGAAAGATCACCAATTAGGTAATGTACAAGATGTATTTAATAACttaacaaaattattagaagaacataaagaagaaaatgataatgtactttatcataaaatgaaaaatgaaGCATTgtgtttaaaaaatgtaaatgactggatgaaaaataaaacagGATTACTATTACCACAATTATCATATGATCTAACATATAAGAACAATAATTTTACAGAAGTCACACAAAATAAAACTTACACTTCTCAAAATATTGTAGataaattatattgtaATCATGAATATTGTAATAGATTAAAAgatcataataattgtatatCCAAAATAAATGTAGAAGATCAAAAGAATTGTGCCTTATCATGGGCCTTTGCATCTAAATACCATTTAGAAACTATAAAATGTATGAAAGGATATGAACCTCTAAATGCATCTGTATTATATGTCGCAAATTGTcttaaaaacaaaaataaagatatatgtACTGAAGGATCGAATCCTTTAGTATTCTTAGAAACAGTTGAAGAAAAGGGATTCTTGCCAACAGAATCGAATTATCCATATGATCAATTTAAAGTTGGAGACATATGTCCACAAGTACAAAACGATTGGGATAATGCATTCGAAAATACAAAAGTATTAGATTATAACAATGCACCTTTTTCTGTCGGTACTAAAGGATATACTGCATATGAAAGTGAACATTTTAAAGATAAAATGGatacatttattaaattagTAAAAGATGAAATTGTGAACAAAGGTTCAGTTATTGCTTATGTAAAAGCTGAAAATCTTTTGGGTTATGAACTAAACGGAAAGAAAGTTCAAAACTTATGTGGTGATAAAAAACCTGATCATGTAGTTAATATTGTTGGTTATggtaattatataaatgatgaagatgaGAAAAAATCTTATTGGATTGTAAGAAATAGTTGGGGTAAATATTGGGGAGACGATGGTTACTTTAAAGTTGATATGTATGGACCATCAACATGTGAAGATAATTTCATTCATAGTGTAGTTATATTCAATGTTGAAGTACCTGTAAATGAAAATTTCGATAAGAAGGAGcatgatatatataattactaCTTGAAAACTTCTCCAGAATTTTATCACAACCTTTACTATAAAACATTTAATTCAAACAAAGAGGAAAAACCTTTGAACAAAAATTCTTATGTTTATGGTCAAGATACGACACAAGTAGGAAATGA